One Kineococcus aurantiacus genomic window carries:
- the era gene encoding GTPase Era, translating to MPEATPHRSGFACLVGRPNAGKSTLTNALVGQKVAITSSRPQTTRHTVRGIVHRPDAQLVLVDTPGLHRPRTLLGQRLNDLVHETLAEVDVVALCIPADEKIGPGDRFIADALGAVPRSTKVALVTKTDKASKQQVAEQLLAVSALGEEVLGGFSDVVPASALTGEQVDTVADVLLQHLPEGPRLYPDGELTDEPETVMVAELVREAALEGVRDELPHSLAVVVEEMQEGDNGVLTVFVWLYVERESQKGIVIGRGGARLKDVGTRARRQIEALLGTRVHLDLRVKVAKDWQRDPKQLQRLGF from the coding sequence CTTCGCCTGCCTCGTGGGCCGGCCCAACGCCGGCAAGTCCACGCTGACGAACGCGCTGGTCGGGCAGAAGGTCGCGATCACCAGCTCGCGGCCGCAGACCACCCGGCACACCGTGCGCGGCATCGTGCACCGCCCCGACGCCCAGCTCGTCCTCGTCGACACCCCCGGACTGCACCGGCCCCGCACCCTGCTGGGCCAGCGGCTCAACGACCTGGTCCACGAGACCCTCGCCGAGGTCGACGTCGTCGCGCTGTGCATCCCCGCCGACGAGAAGATCGGCCCCGGTGACCGCTTCATCGCCGACGCCCTCGGCGCGGTCCCCCGCTCGACGAAGGTCGCCCTGGTCACCAAGACCGACAAGGCCTCCAAGCAGCAGGTCGCCGAGCAGCTGCTGGCGGTCTCCGCCCTCGGCGAGGAGGTGCTCGGGGGTTTCTCCGACGTCGTCCCCGCCTCGGCGCTGACCGGCGAGCAGGTCGACACCGTCGCCGACGTCCTCCTGCAGCACCTGCCCGAGGGGCCCCGGCTGTACCCCGACGGCGAGCTGACCGACGAACCCGAGACCGTCATGGTCGCCGAGCTCGTCCGCGAGGCGGCCCTGGAGGGCGTCCGCGACGAGCTGCCGCACTCCCTGGCCGTCGTCGTGGAGGAGATGCAGGAGGGCGACAACGGCGTCCTCACGGTCTTCGTGTGGCTCTACGTCGAGCGCGAGTCCCAGAAGGGCATCGTCATCGGCCGCGGCGGCGCGCGGCTGAAGGACGTCGGCACCCGCGCCCGCCGGCAGATCGAGGCTCTGCTGGGCACCCGGGTCCACCTGGACCTGCGGGTGAAGGTCGCCAAGGACTGGCAGCGCGACCCCAAGCAGTTGCAGCGCCTCGGTTTCTGA